One Caulobacter segnis genomic window carries:
- the cyoB gene encoding cytochrome o ubiquinol oxidase subunit I, with protein MSPDLVKFIFGRLTWDAIPLHEPILLGTFVMVALGGLATLFLLTRYRLWGYLWREWLTSVDHKKIGVMYIILAIIMLLRGFADALMMRAQQAMAFGDNAGYLPSHHYDQIFTAHGVIMIFFVAMPLVTGLMNLAVPLQIGARDVAFPFLNNFSFWMTVGGAITVMLSLFVGEFARTGWLAYPPLSNLAYSPDVGVDYYIWALQIAGVGTTLSGINLVVTIIKMRAPGMSLMKMPVFTWTSLCTNVLIMATFPILTATLALLTADRYLYTNFFTNDFGGNPMMYVNLIWIWGHPEVYILILPAFGVFSEVVSTFCGKRLFGYSSMVYATVVITILSYIVWLHHFFTMGSGASVNSFFGITTMIISIPTGAKIFNWLFTMYRGRIRFEVPMLWTVGFMVTFVIGGMTGVLLAVPPADFVLHNSLFLIAHFHNVIIGGVVFGMFAGITYWFPKAFGFKLDPFWGKVSFWCWLVGFWVAFTPLYVLGLMGVTRRMNHFEDPSLQIWFVIAAVGAVIILCGILAFIVQIVVSIRNREALRDETGDPWGGRTLEWSTSSPPPAYNFAFTPVIHQLDAWWDMKARGYERPTTGFIPIHMPANTGAGVVLAGISTVLGFALIWHIWWLAVVSFVALVATAITHTFNFKRDYYIPAEEVVRVEDARTEALRSLT; from the coding sequence ATGTCCCCGGACCTCGTCAAATTCATCTTCGGCCGTCTCACCTGGGACGCCATTCCGCTGCACGAGCCGATCCTGCTCGGCACCTTCGTCATGGTCGCCCTGGGCGGCCTGGCGACGCTGTTCCTGCTGACCCGCTACAGGCTGTGGGGCTATCTTTGGCGTGAGTGGCTGACCAGCGTCGACCACAAGAAGATCGGGGTGATGTACATCATCCTGGCGATCATCATGCTGCTGCGCGGCTTCGCCGACGCCCTGATGATGCGGGCTCAGCAGGCGATGGCCTTCGGCGACAACGCCGGCTACCTGCCGTCGCACCACTACGACCAGATCTTCACCGCCCACGGCGTGATCATGATCTTCTTCGTGGCCATGCCGCTGGTGACGGGCCTGATGAACCTGGCCGTGCCGCTGCAGATCGGCGCGCGCGACGTGGCCTTCCCATTCCTGAACAATTTCAGCTTCTGGATGACGGTGGGCGGCGCGATCACCGTGATGCTGTCGCTGTTCGTCGGCGAGTTCGCCCGCACCGGCTGGCTGGCCTATCCGCCGCTGTCGAACCTGGCCTACAGTCCGGACGTCGGGGTCGACTACTACATATGGGCCCTGCAGATCGCCGGGGTCGGGACTACCCTGTCAGGCATCAACCTGGTCGTGACCATCATCAAGATGCGCGCCCCGGGCATGAGCCTGATGAAGATGCCGGTCTTCACCTGGACGTCGCTGTGCACCAACGTCCTGATCATGGCGACCTTCCCGATCCTGACCGCCACCCTGGCCCTGCTGACCGCCGATCGGTACCTCTACACGAACTTCTTCACGAACGACTTCGGGGGCAACCCGATGATGTACGTGAACCTGATCTGGATCTGGGGCCACCCCGAGGTCTACATCCTGATCCTGCCGGCCTTCGGCGTGTTCTCCGAGGTGGTCTCGACCTTCTGCGGCAAGCGCCTGTTCGGCTACAGCTCGATGGTCTACGCGACCGTCGTCATCACCATCCTGTCGTACATCGTCTGGCTGCACCACTTCTTCACGATGGGCTCGGGCGCGAGCGTGAACTCGTTCTTCGGGATCACGACGATGATCATCTCGATCCCGACAGGGGCGAAGATCTTCAACTGGCTGTTCACGATGTACCGCGGCCGCATCCGGTTCGAAGTGCCGATGCTGTGGACCGTCGGATTCATGGTCACTTTCGTGATCGGCGGCATGACCGGCGTGCTGCTGGCCGTCCCGCCCGCCGACTTCGTGCTGCACAACAGCCTGTTCCTGATCGCCCACTTCCACAACGTGATCATCGGCGGCGTGGTGTTCGGCATGTTCGCCGGCATCACCTACTGGTTCCCCAAGGCCTTCGGCTTCAAGCTGGATCCGTTCTGGGGCAAGGTCTCGTTCTGGTGCTGGCTGGTCGGCTTCTGGGTCGCCTTCACCCCGCTGTACGTGCTGGGCCTGATGGGCGTGACCCGGCGCATGAACCACTTCGAGGACCCGTCCCTGCAGATCTGGTTCGTGATCGCGGCCGTGGGCGCGGTGATCATCCTGTGCGGCATCCTGGCCTTCATCGTCCAGATCGTCGTCAGCATACGCAACCGCGAGGCCCTGCGCGACGAGACCGGCGACCCCTGGGGCGGCCGGACGCTGGAGTGGTCGACCTCGTCGCCGCCGCCGGCCTACAACTTCGCCTTCACGCCGGTCATCCACCAGCTGGACGCCTGGTGGGACATGAAGGCGCGGGGCTACGAGCGCCCGACCACCGGCTTCATCCCGATCCACATGCCCGCCAATACCGGCGCTGGCGTGGTGCTGGCCGGGATCAGCACGGTGCTGGGCTTCGCGTTGATCTGGCACATCTGGTGGTTGGCGGTCGTCTCGTTCGTCGCCCTGGTGGCCACGGCGATCACTCACACCTTCAACTTCAAGCGTGACTACTACATCCCGGCCGAGGAGGTCGTCCGCGTCGAGGACGCGCGCACCGAAGCCCTGCGGAGCCTGACCTGA
- the cyoA gene encoding ubiquinol oxidase subunit II — protein sequence MRPISRLTPRPSPSLLGKLALLPLLPLLSGCDWVVMNPSGDIAMQQRDLIIVATVLMLLIIVPVIALTLFFAWKYRRSNEAAKYDPDWHHSTRLEIVIWAAPLVIITILGAVTWTSTHLLDPYRPLDRLAPGRSAENVKPLKVQVVALDWKWLFIYPELGVATVNELAAPVDTPIDFQLTSSSVMNSFYVPALAGQIYAMPGMTTQLHAVINKPGTFDGFSANYSGAGFSHMRFKFHGMSQANFDRWAAEVRRGGDRLDGPRYLVLEKPSEKAPVQRFATVDAGLFDKAVNRCVEPGKMCQHDMMRIDAQGGLGMAGVYNVTTLEYDKRVRRGQEGGLRAFVAALCAPKSAQR from the coding sequence ATGCGTCCGATCTCCAGGCTCACACCCCGTCCATCGCCAAGCTTGCTGGGCAAGCTGGCCCTGCTGCCCTTGCTGCCGCTGCTCAGCGGCTGCGACTGGGTGGTGATGAATCCGTCCGGCGATATCGCCATGCAGCAACGCGACCTGATCATCGTCGCGACCGTGCTGATGCTGCTGATCATCGTGCCGGTGATCGCGCTCACCCTGTTCTTCGCCTGGAAGTACCGGCGCTCGAACGAGGCGGCCAAGTACGATCCCGACTGGCACCACTCGACCCGCCTGGAGATCGTGATCTGGGCCGCGCCGCTGGTGATCATCACCATCCTGGGCGCGGTGACCTGGACCAGCACCCACCTGCTGGACCCGTACCGCCCGCTGGACCGCCTGGCGCCCGGCCGCTCGGCCGAGAACGTCAAGCCGCTGAAGGTCCAGGTCGTGGCCCTCGATTGGAAGTGGCTGTTCATCTATCCCGAGCTGGGCGTCGCCACGGTCAACGAGCTGGCCGCGCCGGTCGACACGCCGATCGATTTCCAGCTGACCAGCTCGTCGGTGATGAACTCGTTCTACGTGCCCGCTCTGGCCGGCCAGATCTACGCCATGCCCGGCATGACCACCCAGCTGCACGCGGTGATCAACAAGCCTGGGACCTTCGACGGCTTCTCGGCCAACTACAGCGGCGCCGGCTTCTCGCACATGCGCTTCAAGTTCCACGGCATGAGCCAGGCGAACTTCGACCGCTGGGCCGCCGAGGTCCGCAGGGGCGGCGACCGCTTGGACGGCCCCCGCTACCTGGTCCTGGAGAAGCCCAGCGAGAAGGCCCCGGTCCAACGCTTCGCCACGGTCGACGCGGGCCTGTTCGACAAGGCGGTCAACCGCTGCGTCGAGCCGGGCAAGATGTGCCAGCACGACATGATGCGCATCGACGCTCAGGGCGGTCTCGGCATGGCCGGCGTCTACAACGTCACCACCCTCGAATACGACAAGCGCGTCCGGCGCGGCCAGGAAGGCGGTCTGCGCGCGTTCGTCGCCGCGCTCTGCGCTCCGAAGTCCGCCCAGCGCTGA